The following proteins are co-located in the Methanobrevibacter sp. genome:
- the galU gene encoding UTP--glucose-1-phosphate uridylyltransferase GalU — translation MKAVIPAAGLGTRFLPATKAQPKEMLPVYDKPTIQYVIEESVNSGVDDILIVTGKGKRSIEDHFDRSFELEHHLKTKGKEEFLKEIEYISDLADIHFIRQKKQKGLGDAIYCAKKHVGNDPFVVMLGDTITKDEVPCTKQLIDIYEKYGKSVIALEEVPDEKVERYGIIGGEEIEPNIYKIDKLIEKPPLRVAPSNLAIMGRYVLTPDIFDCIEDVEPGYGGEIQLTDALSKLDEIYGQVFTGESFDIGNRIDWLKSSLKIALYDEKAKDEILNFIKNEII, via the coding sequence ATGAAAGCCGTTATTCCTGCAGCAGGTTTGGGAACAAGATTCTTGCCTGCTACCAAAGCTCAACCGAAAGAGATGTTGCCTGTATATGACAAGCCAACCATTCAATATGTGATAGAGGAATCAGTCAACTCCGGTGTCGACGACATATTGATTGTAACAGGTAAGGGTAAAAGGTCAATTGAAGACCATTTTGACAGATCTTTTGAATTGGAGCATCATTTGAAGACAAAAGGAAAAGAAGAGTTTTTAAAGGAAATCGAATATATTTCTGATTTGGCAGATATTCATTTTATAAGGCAGAAAAAGCAAAAAGGGCTTGGAGATGCAATCTACTGTGCGAAAAAGCATGTGGGAAATGACCCATTTGTTGTAATGCTGGGGGACACAATCACAAAGGATGAAGTCCCATGCACTAAGCAATTGATTGACATTTATGAAAAATACGGCAAATCAGTAATTGCATTGGAAGAGGTTCCTGATGAGAAGGTGGAAAGATACGGTATCATCGGGGGAGAGGAAATTGAACCTAATATCTACAAGATAGATAAGTTGATTGAAAAGCCTCCTTTAAGGGTCGCACCAAGTAATCTGGCGATTATGGGAAGGTATGTCCTAACACCTGATATTTTTGACTGCATTGAAGATGTCGAGCCAGGTTATGGTGGAGAAATCCAATTGACTGACGCACTGTCCAAATTGGATGAAATTTACGGCCAAGTCTTTACAGGAGAATCCTTTGATATAGGTAATCGTATTGATTGGTTGAAGTCTTCCTTAAAGATTGCATTATATGATGAAAAGGCGAAAGATGAAATTTTGAATTTCATTAAAAATGAGATAATCTGA
- a CDS encoding DUF371 domain-containing protein: MNFTILAKGHKNVLSLHKSTFEITKDKDLTLSGDCIIGLDIDRSMEDFPMEFKEKLANDDTKVIVELKTPNASDEIEGFGHHDLTLSHPTDIVCRKSDFICSRTLMIKSNKAAIDLNRDLIADLANAESMEVNIRLI; this comes from the coding sequence ATGAATTTTACAATTTTGGCAAAGGGACATAAGAATGTATTGTCCTTGCATAAGTCCACTTTCGAAATAACAAAGGATAAGGACCTCACTTTGTCAGGGGATTGCATTATCGGCTTGGACATTGACAGATCAATGGAGGATTTTCCTATGGAATTTAAGGAAAAATTGGCCAATGATGACACTAAGGTAATCGTCGAATTGAAGACTCCAAATGCCTCTGATGAAATAGAAGGCTTTGGCCATCATGATTTGACATTATCCCATCCAACTGATATCGTTTGCAGAAAGAGCGATTTCATATGTTCCAGAACCTTAATGATTAAGTCTAATAAGGCAGCTATTGATTTGAACAGGGATTTAATTGCCGATTTGGCAAATGCTGAATCTATGGAAGTAAACATTAGGCTCATATAA